Proteins from one Rhizobium sp. CB3090 genomic window:
- a CDS encoding GntR family transcriptional regulator, protein MKTNTLYKRTFNQCLDVLARASPGSALASEPVLAAELGVSRTTLRAVLAELANSGIVALDGRSKVLLRLPQTEDYLAGADLGSLAEMVERKFMSWMVGPDCSPGQSVNALDLARQFGVSTTAIRDCLNTFSHFGLLERQSNGRWRALGLTVDFVAELFDMREFMEFRAVERFVALPRDHAAWRALAQLEQEHREMLSDIDRRYRDFSDLDHRFHRLINGVVPNRFFANIQGVMSVIFHYHYQWNKKDERERNHVAVKEHLAYVAALQSGNLEQARRACGLHLKTARSTLLASIEVASD, encoded by the coding sequence ATGAAGACGAACACGCTTTACAAACGGACTTTCAATCAGTGCCTCGACGTTCTCGCACGGGCGTCGCCGGGTTCGGCGCTTGCTTCGGAGCCGGTGCTTGCGGCCGAACTCGGTGTCAGCCGGACGACGCTGCGCGCCGTGCTGGCGGAGCTCGCGAACAGCGGTATCGTCGCGCTCGATGGTCGCTCAAAAGTGCTCCTGCGCCTGCCGCAGACTGAGGACTATCTGGCGGGAGCCGATCTGGGATCGCTGGCGGAAATGGTGGAGCGCAAGTTCATGAGCTGGATGGTGGGACCTGATTGCAGCCCCGGCCAGAGCGTCAACGCGCTTGATCTCGCCCGTCAATTCGGTGTCTCCACCACGGCGATCCGGGACTGCCTCAACACATTCAGTCATTTCGGCCTGCTGGAGCGGCAGAGCAACGGACGCTGGAGGGCCCTCGGCTTGACCGTGGATTTTGTGGCCGAGCTCTTCGACATGCGTGAATTCATGGAATTTCGCGCAGTGGAGCGCTTCGTGGCGCTGCCGCGCGATCATGCCGCCTGGCGAGCGCTTGCGCAGCTCGAACAGGAGCACCGAGAGATGCTCTCCGACATCGACCGGCGCTATCGCGATTTTTCCGATCTCGATCACCGTTTTCACAGGCTGATCAACGGCGTCGTCCCAAACCGGTTCTTTGCAAACATCCAAGGCGTGATGTCGGTGATCTTCCACTATCATTATCAATGGAACAAGAAGGACGAGCGAGAGCGCAATCACGTTGCGGTCAAGGAACATCTTGCCTATGTCGCGGCGCTACAGAGCGGTAACCTGGAACAGGCGCGCCGGGCCTGCGGCCTGCATCTGAAGACCGCCCGCTCGACCCTTCTCGCTTCGATTGAGGTCGCCTCTGACTGA
- a CDS encoding amino acid ABC transporter permease produces the protein MSLTPIHIQFIAVGALWTIGLSAIAFIGGSIIGFALALARISPSLLVRRLASGYIQLLQGTPLLVTLFLFYFGLAVVGFDSLPAIVAAGLGLVVYSSAFLAEIWRGCLQSVPKTQWEAAECLALTRWQRMTRVILPQAMRIATAPTVGFLVQIVKNTSLASVVGFVELAQAGKLVNNTIFEPFTVFIIVAAFYFVICYPLSAWSRRLERKLNVGRR, from the coding sequence ATGTCGCTCACGCCCATCCATATCCAATTCATAGCCGTCGGTGCGCTCTGGACCATCGGCCTTTCGGCTATCGCCTTCATCGGGGGCTCCATCATTGGCTTCGCACTGGCGCTTGCCCGGATCTCGCCAAGCCTGCTCGTGCGGCGGCTTGCCAGCGGCTATATCCAGCTCCTGCAGGGCACGCCGCTGCTCGTCACGCTCTTCCTGTTTTATTTCGGCCTTGCCGTCGTCGGCTTCGATAGCCTGCCGGCTATCGTCGCGGCCGGTCTCGGCCTCGTCGTCTACTCCTCCGCCTTCCTCGCGGAAATCTGGCGCGGCTGCCTGCAATCCGTGCCGAAGACCCAGTGGGAGGCGGCCGAATGCCTGGCCCTCACGCGCTGGCAGCGCATGACGCGGGTGATCCTGCCACAGGCCATGCGCATTGCCACGGCGCCGACAGTCGGGTTCCTGGTGCAGATCGTCAAGAATACCTCGCTCGCCTCGGTCGTCGGCTTCGTCGAACTCGCGCAAGCCGGCAAGCTCGTCAACAACACGATCTTCGAGCCCTTCACGGTGTTCATTATCGTCGCCGCCTTCTACTTCGTTATCTGCTACCCCCTCTCGGCCTGGAGCCGCCGCCTGGAAAGGAAACTCAATGTCGGCCGTCGTTAG
- a CDS encoding type II toxin-antitoxin system VapC family toxin, whose amino-acid sequence MILADTSIWIDHFRQADAELRTIIENDRLLCHPAVVGELALGSLRDRGRVITFLAAQRQAFVATHDEVMIMIDRHGIFSMGIGYTDAHLLASILLDPRAALWTRDKRLQAAAEKAGASLHTPVKARNT is encoded by the coding sequence GTGATACTGGCAGACACTTCTATATGGATCGATCATTTTCGCCAGGCTGATGCAGAGCTGCGCACGATCATCGAGAATGATCGTCTACTCTGCCATCCGGCTGTGGTTGGCGAACTGGCACTTGGCAGCCTTCGAGATCGCGGGCGCGTGATAACGTTCCTAGCAGCCCAGCGCCAAGCGTTCGTCGCAACGCACGACGAGGTGATGATAATGATTGATCGCCACGGCATTTTCAGTATGGGCATCGGCTATACAGATGCCCACTTGCTCGCCTCGATACTGCTTGATCCGCGAGCGGCGTTATGGACCAGGGACAAGCGTCTGCAGGCGGCGGCCGAAAAGGCAGGTGCTTCACTGCATACGCCGGTCAAGGCGCGCAACACTTAA
- a CDS encoding type II toxin-antitoxin system VapB family antitoxin, whose protein sequence is MRSTINLDDTLMERARSLTGTKETAALVRQALETLVRVESGKRLIALGGTMPDAEAAPRRRSAAAK, encoded by the coding sequence ATGCGATCGACTATCAATCTCGACGACACTCTTATGGAAAGGGCTAGATCCCTGACCGGCACGAAAGAGACCGCTGCTCTAGTTCGCCAAGCGTTGGAGACGCTTGTCCGAGTGGAGTCCGGAAAACGCCTCATCGCCCTCGGCGGAACCATGCCCGATGCAGAAGCAGCTCCACGTCGCCGGAGCGCGGCGGCCAAGTGA
- a CDS encoding IS3 family transposase (programmed frameshift), translating to MKASKFSEAQIAFVLKQAEDGTPIGEVCRKAGISDATFYNWRKRYAGLMPSEMKRLRQLEEENAKLKRIVADLSLDKAMLQDVLFKKALRPARKRKLVDTVKADWKVSVRRACAVLKIDRSLYVYKSRRGEQAELKLKIQDICQTRVRYGYRRVHVLLKRDGWPVNPKRIYRLYKEMDLQLRNKVPKRRVKAKLWADRTEPTHSNHVWAMDFVHDQLATGRKIRVLTVVDTFSRFSPTVDARFSYKGEDVVQTLERVCRQVGYPASIRVDNGSEFISRDLDLWAYHKGVVLDFSRPGKPTDNSYIESFNGKFRAECLNGHWFMSLDDARAKMEDWRRDYNEFRPHSAIGNKVPISLMNGSSASPPT from the exons ATGAAGGCCTCGAAGTTTTCGGAAGCGCAGATTGCGTTCGTTTTGAAGCAGGCAGAGGACGGAACGCCAATCGGCGAAGTCTGCCGCAAGGCAGGGATTTCGGACGCGACGTTTTACAACTGGCGCAAAAGATACGCCGGCCTGATGCCCTCGGAGATGAAGCGTCTGCGGCAGCTCGAGGAAGAGAATGCGAAGTTGAAGCGGATCGTAGCGGACCTGTCGCTAGACAAGGCCATGCTTCAGGACGTGCTGT TCAAAAAAGCTCTGAGGCCTGCCCGCAAGCGCAAGCTTGTCGACACGGTCAAGGCGGACTGGAAGGTCTCGGTCCGGCGCGCATGCGCGGTTCTGAAGATCGACCGGTCGCTCTATGTCTACAAGTCCAGGCGCGGCGAGCAGGCCGAACTGAAGCTAAAGATCCAGGACATCTGCCAGACACGTGTGCGCTACGGCTACCGCCGTGTCCATGTCCTTCTCAAGCGTGACGGATGGCCCGTCAATCCGAAGCGAATCTATCGCCTTTACAAGGAGATGGACCTGCAATTGCGCAACAAAGTCCCCAAGCGGCGGGTGAAGGCGAAGCTATGGGCCGATCGCACGGAGCCGACCCATTCCAATCATGTTTGGGCAATGGACTTCGTTCATGACCAGTTGGCCACGGGCCGCAAGATCAGGGTTCTGACGGTTGTCGATACCTTCTCGCGCTTCTCGCCGACGGTCGATGCCCGCTTCAGCTACAAAGGCGAAGACGTGGTCCAGACGCTTGAACGGGTATGCCGGCAGGTCGGGTATCCAGCATCGATCCGTGTCGATAATGGCAGCGAATTCATCTCGCGCGACCTCGACCTGTGGGCCTACCATAAGGGCGTGGTGCTCGACTTCTCCCGGCCTGGCAAGCCGACCGACAACAGCTACATCGAGAGTTTCAATGGTAAGTTCCGCGCCGAGTGCCTGAACGGCCACTGGTTCATGAGCCTTGACGACGCACGGGCAAAGATGGAGGATTGGCGTAGAGATTATAACGAGTTCCGGCCACATAGCGCGATCGGCAATAAGGTGCCGATTTCGCTCATGAACGGCTCATCGGCATCCCCGCCGACCTGA
- a CDS encoding transporter substrate-binding domain-containing protein, whose translation MKRRTLMTSALVLALFGAAPAVAMADTLSDIKTRGTLRAAIDLGSPPFGMQDANMQPTGSEVESAKLLADHLGVKLQIVEVTSPNRIPFLLTNKADVVIASLSISDERKKVIDFADPHGVIQIIAAAPKSIAIKGLEDLKGKDVATTRGTTNDKEATTQAKGANIVRYDDDATLVTALVSDQNNIMISAPQIMNAVNERRTNDPLEVKFVLKVNPYAVGLRKGDDALKAAVNDWVKTDLANGKLNAIYKKYNNVDLPAEMPKP comes from the coding sequence ATGAAACGCAGAACCCTGATGACCAGCGCTTTGGTGCTCGCCCTTTTTGGTGCGGCCCCGGCGGTAGCCATGGCCGACACGCTGAGCGACATCAAAACACGCGGCACACTGCGCGCAGCCATCGACCTCGGCTCGCCGCCCTTCGGCATGCAGGACGCCAACATGCAGCCGACGGGCTCGGAGGTGGAAAGCGCCAAGCTGCTCGCTGATCATCTTGGCGTGAAGCTCCAAATCGTCGAGGTGACGAGCCCGAACCGTATTCCCTTCCTGCTCACCAACAAGGCGGACGTGGTCATTGCCTCGCTTTCCATCAGTGACGAGCGCAAGAAGGTGATCGACTTCGCCGACCCGCATGGCGTCATCCAGATCATCGCTGCAGCGCCAAAATCTATCGCAATCAAGGGATTGGAGGACCTCAAGGGCAAGGATGTCGCCACGACCCGCGGCACCACGAACGACAAGGAGGCAACGACCCAGGCGAAGGGAGCCAACATCGTACGCTATGACGACGACGCAACGCTCGTCACCGCGCTCGTATCCGACCAGAACAACATCATGATCTCCGCACCGCAGATCATGAACGCCGTCAATGAACGGCGAACAAACGACCCGTTGGAGGTCAAGTTCGTGCTCAAGGTGAACCCCTATGCCGTCGGTCTGCGTAAGGGCGACGACGCGCTGAAGGCAGCGGTCAACGACTGGGTCAAAACAGATCTCGCCAACGGCAAACTGAACGCGATCTATAAGAAGTACAACAACGTCGACCTCCCGGCGGAAATGCCGAAGCCATAA
- a CDS encoding mannitol dehydrogenase family protein encodes MTGLILQFGTSRFLQAHVDLFLHEAREAGQDVPSVVIVQTSGSAERAGRLAAFSDPAGFPVIIRGLENGATVERRLAVKSVSRGLSTGRDWAEVVDLFAEKADFVLSNTGDAGYAVTPGEASAGLEADAPLASFPGKLAQLLYARWQRGGRPLTVLPCELVNRNGPVLKAIVRDLAATANAPADFMCFLNRDVLFANTLVDRIVSEPLEPAGAVAEPYALWAIERSPGLRLPCEHPSIVLTDDLEPYERLKLHILNLGHSVLADIWQCEGRPADETVRAILADPTVAPRLEAIYRDEVLPGFTARGMEDAARAYVATTMDRFRNPYLDHRIADIAANHALKVERRIAAFLDWTHTHAPVLSSIVSRQKGTA; translated from the coding sequence ATGACGGGGCTCATTCTCCAGTTTGGCACGAGCCGCTTCCTTCAGGCTCATGTGGATTTGTTCTTGCACGAAGCGCGGGAAGCTGGTCAGGACGTACCGTCAGTCGTCATCGTGCAGACCTCGGGGTCGGCAGAACGGGCCGGCCGCCTTGCGGCCTTTTCCGATCCGGCGGGCTTTCCTGTCATCATCCGCGGCCTTGAGAACGGCGCGACCGTCGAGCGGCGCCTGGCGGTGAAAAGTGTGTCACGCGGTCTTTCGACCGGCCGCGACTGGGCCGAGGTCGTGGACCTTTTCGCAGAAAAGGCGGATTTCGTCCTCTCCAACACCGGTGATGCCGGCTATGCGGTCACCCCTGGCGAGGCCTCCGCAGGCCTCGAGGCTGACGCGCCACTTGCATCCTTTCCCGGCAAGCTCGCCCAGCTTCTCTACGCGCGCTGGCAGCGCGGCGGACGGCCGCTGACGGTGCTGCCCTGCGAACTCGTTAACCGCAACGGGCCGGTGCTGAAGGCTATCGTGCGCGATCTGGCGGCAACGGCCAATGCGCCTGCGGATTTCATGTGCTTCCTCAACCGGGACGTGCTCTTCGCCAACACGTTGGTCGACCGCATCGTCTCTGAGCCGCTGGAGCCTGCCGGCGCGGTGGCGGAACCTTATGCACTCTGGGCGATCGAGCGTTCGCCGGGTCTGCGCTTGCCTTGCGAGCATCCCTCCATCGTGCTGACGGACGATCTCGAACCTTATGAGCGGCTGAAGCTGCACATCCTCAATCTCGGCCACAGCGTACTTGCCGATATCTGGCAGTGCGAAGGACGACCAGCGGATGAGACCGTGCGCGCCATCCTTGCCGATCCCACCGTCGCTCCGCGCCTCGAGGCGATCTACCGCGACGAAGTCCTGCCCGGGTTCACTGCACGCGGTATGGAGGATGCCGCACGCGCCTATGTCGCCACCACCATGGACCGATTCCGCAATCCCTATCTTGACCACCGCATCGCCGACATCGCCGCCAACCATGCGCTGAAGGTCGAGCGGCGTATCGCCGCCTTCCTCGATTGGACCCACACACATGCCCCGGTCCTTTCCTCCATCGTTTCCCGGCAGAAGGGGACGGCATGA
- a CDS encoding amino acid ABC transporter ATP-binding protein has translation MSAVVSVSNVHKSFGALPVLKGVSFEVGAGEVVAVIGASGSGKSTALRCINALETIESGEITVCDHKIHDAALDRRALRRDVGIVFQSYNLFPHLTVAQNIMLAPTCVKKMGKAEARTLAEQVLAKVGLGEKADNYPEQLSGGQQQRVAIARSLAMQPKLMLFDEVTSALDPQLTGEVLRVMEDLARGGMSMILVTHEMAFARKVASKVIFMHQGKVWETGPGSMLGNPQTKELSEFLSNDL, from the coding sequence ATGTCGGCCGTCGTTAGTGTCAGCAACGTGCACAAGAGCTTTGGGGCCCTGCCGGTTCTGAAGGGGGTAAGCTTCGAAGTCGGCGCCGGCGAGGTGGTCGCAGTGATCGGCGCGTCGGGCTCCGGCAAGTCAACGGCGCTGCGCTGCATCAACGCGCTCGAAACCATCGAAAGCGGCGAGATCACCGTCTGCGACCACAAGATTCACGACGCGGCGCTCGACCGACGAGCGTTGCGGCGAGACGTCGGCATCGTCTTCCAGAGCTACAACCTCTTCCCCCACCTTACGGTGGCACAGAACATCATGCTCGCGCCGACCTGCGTGAAAAAAATGGGCAAGGCCGAGGCCCGAACTCTCGCCGAGCAGGTGCTGGCGAAGGTCGGTCTCGGGGAGAAGGCGGACAATTACCCCGAGCAGCTTTCCGGCGGCCAGCAGCAACGTGTCGCCATCGCCCGCTCGCTCGCCATGCAGCCGAAGCTGATGCTGTTCGACGAGGTAACCTCGGCGCTCGACCCGCAACTCACCGGCGAGGTGCTGCGCGTCATGGAGGACCTCGCCCGCGGCGGCATGAGCATGATCCTCGTCACCCACGAAATGGCCTTCGCCCGCAAGGTGGCGAGCAAGGTGATCTTCATGCATCAGGGCAAGGTCTGGGAGACCGGCCCGGGGTCGATGCTCGGCAATCCGCAAACGAAGGAACTCTCCGAGTTCCTCAGCAACGACCTCTAA
- a CDS encoding zinc-binding alcohol dehydrogenase family protein gives MKALLCEEPGRLTLVSRPAPQRSEGEVLVRIRHVGICGTDFHIFAGKHPFLDYPRIMGHELSGTVAEAPEGSRLKMGEPVYIVPYLSCHACHACRKGLTNACQSIRVLGVHCDGGMAEYVSVPEANIVPTGGIALDDAAMIEFLAIGAHGVKRGAIAAADRVLVTGSGPIGMSAIIFAKARGANVTVMDTRADRLTFATDRLGADAAMLADASAEAEANRLTGGDGFDVVIDATGNAGPIERGFRFLAHGARYVLLSVVRQDITFSDPEFHKREATLLASRNAQPDDFAEVVRQIEAGRVPTRALNTHRGRLEDGAGLLVEWARPEAGVIKAILDV, from the coding sequence ATGAAAGCGCTTCTCTGCGAGGAACCCGGCCGTCTCACGCTTGTCTCCCGACCTGCCCCGCAGCGCAGCGAGGGCGAGGTTCTCGTCCGCATCCGCCATGTCGGCATCTGCGGCACGGATTTTCACATCTTCGCCGGCAAGCATCCATTCCTGGACTATCCGCGCATCATGGGCCACGAACTTTCCGGCACGGTAGCGGAAGCACCGGAAGGTAGCCGCCTCAAGATGGGCGAGCCCGTCTATATCGTGCCCTACCTCTCCTGCCATGCCTGCCACGCCTGCCGGAAGGGACTGACGAACGCCTGCCAGTCGATCCGCGTGCTGGGCGTGCATTGTGACGGCGGCATGGCCGAGTATGTCTCGGTGCCCGAGGCCAACATAGTGCCGACGGGCGGTATCGCGCTCGACGATGCGGCGATGATCGAATTCCTGGCGATCGGCGCGCACGGCGTCAAGCGCGGCGCGATCGCCGCCGCCGACCGCGTGCTCGTTACCGGCTCCGGGCCGATCGGTATGTCAGCCATTATCTTCGCCAAGGCACGCGGGGCGAACGTGACCGTCATGGACACACGGGCCGATCGCCTCACCTTCGCCACCGATCGGCTGGGCGCCGACGCCGCGATGCTTGCTGACGCATCCGCCGAGGCGGAGGCAAACCGCCTGACCGGCGGCGACGGCTTTGACGTGGTGATCGACGCGACCGGCAATGCTGGACCTATCGAACGCGGCTTCAGGTTCCTTGCCCACGGTGCGCGCTATGTGCTGCTCTCCGTCGTACGGCAGGACATCACCTTCTCCGATCCGGAATTTCACAAACGGGAAGCGACGCTTCTCGCTAGTCGCAATGCCCAACCGGACGATTTTGCCGAGGTGGTGCGCCAGATCGAGGCGGGTCGCGTGCCGACCCGCGCGCTCAACACGCATCGCGGTCGCCTGGAAGACGGCGCAGGGCTGCTTGTAGAATGGGCTCGTCCCGAAGCAGGTGTGATCAAAGCGATCTTGGATGTCTGA
- a CDS encoding GGDEF domain-containing protein, which produces MPDRPFLVGFVGAALVSAFVAFPLLFALQLNNGVVRKMQENVTRAARYDSVTKTLNGTAFAAAVEHFIDRRKHAATDAGGIVIAVIVDTLDDIGRRYGPQWADTVMQSLASIIQSSVRRGDLVARLATNELGIFLPGATVENARDIGTRIRTRVSAATFSADGAPLSVAVRLGGTSFDGPADFNQLRQLADQMAFEHGDESDDIPISALPAA; this is translated from the coding sequence ATGCCGGATCGGCCATTTCTAGTTGGATTTGTCGGTGCAGCACTTGTTTCCGCATTTGTGGCCTTTCCGCTGCTTTTTGCCTTGCAGCTCAACAACGGCGTCGTCCGCAAGATGCAGGAAAACGTCACCCGGGCGGCGCGCTACGACAGCGTGACGAAGACGCTGAACGGTACTGCCTTTGCCGCGGCCGTCGAGCACTTTATCGACCGGCGCAAGCATGCCGCCACCGATGCCGGCGGCATCGTCATCGCCGTCATCGTCGATACGCTCGACGACATCGGCCGTCGCTACGGGCCACAATGGGCCGACACAGTGATGCAGTCGCTTGCCTCGATCATCCAGTCCTCGGTTCGTCGTGGCGATCTCGTGGCGCGGCTTGCGACCAACGAACTCGGCATCTTCCTGCCTGGCGCCACGGTCGAAAACGCCCGCGACATCGGCACCCGCATCCGCACGCGCGTCTCTGCGGCCACCTTCAGCGCCGACGGCGCGCCGCTTTCCGTCGCCGTCCGCCTCGGCGGCACCTCCTTCGACGGCCCGGCCGACTTCAACCAACTCCGCCAGCTCGCCGACCAAATGGCCTTCGAGCACGGCGACGAGAGCGACGACATCCCGATCAGCGCGCTGCCGGCCGCATGA
- a CDS encoding amino acid ABC transporter permease: protein MSYTFDFSALLPYWPAFLQGVWLTLKLSALATVFGFVVGTLCAIARADGPSWLKIVVAIYVETIRNTPLLVQIFLVYFGFASVGLKVTANTAAVAALVVNVGAYTCEIVRAGLESIHKSQLEAAECLGLTRTQTYWHVIIRPAIERVYPALTSQYVLLMLASSITSQISAEELTAVANRIQSDTFRSFETYIVTGVLYIVLSFVVRMAFVLFGLVIFPRRRKLGTAV from the coding sequence ATGAGCTATACGTTCGACTTTTCGGCCCTCCTGCCCTATTGGCCGGCCTTCCTGCAGGGCGTCTGGCTGACGCTAAAACTTTCGGCGCTCGCTACAGTCTTCGGTTTCGTGGTCGGTACGCTCTGCGCCATCGCACGGGCAGACGGCCCTTCCTGGCTGAAAATTGTAGTGGCGATCTATGTCGAGACGATCCGCAACACACCGCTGCTGGTGCAGATCTTCCTCGTCTATTTCGGCTTCGCCTCGGTGGGCCTCAAGGTGACGGCGAATACGGCAGCCGTCGCGGCCCTTGTGGTCAACGTCGGCGCCTATACCTGCGAGATCGTGCGGGCTGGCCTCGAATCCATCCATAAGTCACAATTGGAAGCCGCCGAATGTCTGGGCCTGACACGCACGCAAACCTATTGGCATGTCATCATTCGCCCAGCAATTGAGCGGGTCTATCCAGCACTGACCAGCCAGTACGTGCTCCTGATGCTCGCCTCATCGATCACCTCGCAGATTTCCGCCGAGGAACTGACAGCGGTGGCAAATCGCATCCAGTCGGATACGTTCCGCTCCTTCGAGACCTATATCGTCACTGGGGTTCTCTATATCGTCTTGTCCTTCGTGGTGCGAATGGCGTTCGTCCTGTTCGGCCTCGTCATCTTCCCTCGCCGGCGCAAGCTCGGCACGGCCGTTTGA